One window of Marinomonas primoryensis genomic DNA carries:
- a CDS encoding DUF1499 domain-containing protein: MVRWIIALIVVLVVGFFIYVNVSNKLPEGLGVTDGLLKPCSSSPNCVSTQAAPEDTVHYAEPIIYTGGRKDTQLSIESYMLNKGNARIVSSTLGYVHFEVTSHLVGYIDDVEFYFPEADSVVHFRSGSRVGHSDFGVNRERVRKIQDLLVN, encoded by the coding sequence ATGGTTCGCTGGATAATTGCATTAATTGTGGTCTTGGTTGTCGGTTTTTTTATTTACGTAAATGTAAGTAATAAATTGCCTGAAGGGCTTGGTGTAACGGATGGTCTGTTGAAGCCTTGTTCCTCGTCTCCTAATTGTGTGTCGACGCAGGCAGCGCCAGAAGATACGGTTCATTATGCTGAGCCTATTATTTACACGGGCGGTCGTAAAGACACGCAGTTATCTATCGAATCCTATATGCTGAATAAGGGAAATGCTCGGATTGTGAGTAGTACCTTAGGCTATGTCCATTTCGAGGTGACGAGTCACTTGGTGGGCTATATTGATGATGTTGAGTTCTATTTCCCCGAAGCGGATAGCGTTGTACATTTTCGTTCGGGCTCGCGTGTGGGTCATTCCGACTTCGGTGTAAATCGCGAGAGAGTTAGAAAAATTCAAGATCTTCTAGTAAATTAA
- a CDS encoding response regulator: protein MSLDDNQTILIVEDDERLALLTQEYLQKNGFNVGVEADGRKAISRIIEEQPSLVILDLMLPGADGFTVCRSVRHDYKGPILMLTARSDDVDQILGLEIGADDYVSKPAKPRVLLARVQSLLRRSTQDVDLSAESSKEEQNLIFGPLTIDNSRREAWLLEEEVELTSAEFDLLWLLASSAGRILSREEIFGELRGIEYDGQDRSVDVRISRIRSKIGDDPIHPRRIKTIRSKGYLFVKEV from the coding sequence ATGAGTTTAGATGACAACCAAACTATTTTAATTGTTGAGGATGATGAGCGTTTAGCTTTATTGACTCAAGAATACTTACAAAAGAATGGTTTCAACGTTGGTGTTGAAGCGGATGGCCGCAAGGCTATTTCTCGTATTATTGAAGAGCAACCTTCTCTTGTTATCTTAGATTTGATGTTGCCCGGTGCTGACGGCTTTACAGTATGTCGCAGTGTCCGTCATGACTACAAAGGACCTATTTTAATGTTGACGGCTCGCAGTGATGATGTCGACCAAATTTTAGGTTTAGAAATTGGGGCGGATGATTATGTTTCTAAGCCTGCAAAACCAAGGGTGTTGTTAGCAAGAGTGCAGTCGTTATTGCGTCGCAGTACGCAAGATGTTGACCTGTCTGCTGAATCCTCTAAAGAAGAGCAGAACTTGATTTTTGGCCCTTTGACAATTGATAACTCTCGTCGTGAGGCTTGGTTGCTCGAAGAAGAAGTCGAACTTACCAGTGCTGAATTTGATTTATTGTGGTTGTTGGCCAGTAGTGCTGGTCGTATTCTAAGTCGTGAAGAGATTTTTGGTGAATTGCGTGGTATCGAGTACGACGGTCAAGATCGTTCTGTTGATGTTAGAATCTCTCGAATTCGCTCAAAAATAGGCGATGACCCAATTCATCCTCGTCGTATAAAAACCATTCGTAGTAAGGGTTACTTGTTTGTAAAAGAAGTATAG
- a CDS encoding ATP-binding protein → MRAEMWRLYRHLVFGGVVIVLSCYVVMAFTQARFSASRVEQLLCVDAEISSVLLLSGISQQLPESQFNWTLQLTEPLSISTISSLISQKKWLKFPDNSYQLTFEHSGQSVLMGRAYQHDKFFKFESLLQRFLLSDQMSYQDKKSLIENMPCLSVEYISSKSPSVLTGVALVHGAYGEYGFLWEDEEADGAVYLSIVHEENISLTFTVVIIVFVGMLVMLILIWRELVSLDFKRKTFESITRQIARGRSGLPKGIPDSNGTLKELAYSFDSMSSHIQRLLKVQREMINAISHELRTPIARLRFGLEVMKDEVDDDVAKSIEALEGDVEELNTLVDEVLTYGKLEGGSLELNFKELSISQLVDGILRHNHLLLQHLSVDVDINEADIVLADEHHLSRALQNLILNAAKYAASKISITFSHDSERWQLDIEDDGPGIAFEDRDKVFIPFQRLDNSRTRASGGYGLGLAIVQRIAFWHGGAVLIDASESGGAKFSLIWSRNQHQNTLS, encoded by the coding sequence ATGCGAGCTGAAATGTGGCGTTTATATCGGCACCTGGTGTTTGGAGGTGTCGTTATTGTCTTGTCCTGTTACGTTGTTATGGCATTTACTCAAGCTCGCTTCAGTGCTTCAAGAGTAGAGCAATTGCTTTGTGTAGACGCAGAAATAAGCTCTGTTCTCCTGCTTTCTGGTATTAGCCAGCAGCTACCAGAGTCTCAGTTTAATTGGACTTTACAGCTAACTGAGCCTCTTTCAATTTCAACGATTTCCTCGTTAATAAGTCAAAAAAAATGGCTTAAATTCCCCGATAATAGCTATCAATTAACGTTTGAACATTCTGGTCAGTCTGTATTAATGGGCCGAGCGTATCAACATGACAAATTTTTTAAATTTGAATCCTTGTTGCAGCGTTTTCTTCTATCAGATCAGATGAGTTATCAGGATAAGAAGTCTTTAATTGAAAATATGCCGTGTCTTTCTGTTGAGTATATTTCTTCTAAATCTCCCAGTGTGTTAACGGGTGTTGCCTTGGTTCATGGTGCTTATGGGGAGTATGGTTTCTTATGGGAAGATGAGGAGGCGGACGGCGCTGTTTACTTGTCCATTGTCCATGAAGAAAATATTTCCTTAACCTTTACTGTGGTTATTATTGTCTTTGTAGGAATGCTAGTCATGCTTATTCTCATCTGGCGTGAATTAGTCTCTCTTGATTTTAAACGAAAGACATTTGAAAGTATTACTCGTCAAATTGCTCGCGGTAGAAGTGGTTTGCCAAAAGGTATTCCGGATAGTAATGGCACACTAAAAGAATTGGCTTATTCATTTGATTCTATGTCATCACATATTCAACGCTTATTGAAAGTGCAGCGTGAAATGATAAATGCCATTTCCCATGAGTTAAGAACACCTATTGCCCGTTTACGGTTCGGGTTGGAGGTGATGAAGGACGAAGTGGATGATGATGTTGCTAAATCTATCGAAGCGTTGGAAGGTGATGTCGAAGAGTTGAATACGTTGGTGGATGAAGTGCTTACTTACGGGAAGCTAGAGGGTGGCTCATTAGAACTTAATTTCAAAGAGCTTTCTATTTCTCAATTAGTTGATGGCATTTTGAGACATAATCACCTGCTACTTCAGCATCTTAGTGTCGACGTGGATATTAATGAGGCAGACATAGTGTTGGCTGATGAACATCATCTGAGCAGAGCCTTACAGAATCTTATTTTGAATGCAGCTAAATACGCTGCTAGCAAAATCTCCATTACTTTCTCTCATGACTCAGAGCGTTGGCAGTTAGATATTGAAGATGATGGTCCTGGTATTGCTTTTGAAGACAGGGATAAAGTTTTTATACCTTTCCAGCGATTGGATAACAGCCGGACGCGTGCTTCAGGAGGTTATGGGTTAGGGCTCGCAATTGTTCAGCGTATTGCTTTTTGGCATGGCGGTGCAGTATTGATCGATGCGAGTGAGTCTGGTGGCGCTAAATTTAGTTTGATTTGGTCACGTAATCAGCATCAGAACACCTTGTCCTGA
- a CDS encoding LysR family transcriptional regulator, with amino-acid sequence MSIIEVRHLKTLTALRETGSLVEAAERVHLTQSALSHQLKDLEEKLGCPLFIRKTKPVRFTSAGLRLLQLADDVLLSFRSAQRDIHRFAEGESGRLHIAIECHSCYEWLMPTIDHFREHWPDVELDLSTAFGFMPLPALARGDLDLVVTSDPQDIPNIEYIPLFQYESQVALSRHHPLAKKEFLSPEDFEKETLITYPVETERLDIFKHFLNPAGISPAKIRHSELTLMMMQLVASGRGLCCLPNWALTEYTNRQYVMTKSLGEEGVWCKLYLAIRKDQRENAYMEDLISTASKTCFKNLKGILAPEL; translated from the coding sequence ATGAGCATTATTGAAGTTAGGCATTTAAAAACACTGACCGCGTTAAGAGAAACAGGCAGCTTAGTCGAAGCCGCTGAACGAGTACATTTAACGCAGTCTGCTTTATCTCACCAGCTCAAAGATCTAGAAGAGAAGCTAGGCTGCCCATTATTCATTCGAAAAACCAAACCTGTCCGCTTCACCAGTGCTGGACTGCGTTTATTACAACTTGCCGATGATGTTCTACTCTCATTTCGATCCGCTCAGCGAGATATTCACCGCTTTGCAGAAGGCGAAAGCGGCCGTTTACACATCGCCATCGAGTGCCACAGTTGCTATGAATGGCTCATGCCAACGATTGATCACTTTCGTGAACATTGGCCAGATGTCGAGCTAGACCTTTCTACGGCGTTTGGCTTTATGCCTCTGCCTGCCCTCGCTCGTGGCGATTTAGATTTAGTGGTAACATCCGACCCTCAAGATATTCCCAATATTGAATACATCCCTTTATTTCAATATGAATCGCAAGTCGCCCTGTCTCGACATCATCCATTGGCAAAAAAAGAGTTTCTAAGCCCGGAAGATTTCGAGAAAGAAACACTCATCACCTATCCTGTTGAAACAGAGCGACTGGATATTTTTAAACATTTTCTAAACCCTGCCGGTATTTCACCTGCCAAAATCCGCCACAGCGAGCTAACGCTCATGATGATGCAATTGGTTGCCAGTGGTCGTGGTCTATGCTGTCTGCCTAATTGGGCATTAACAGAATACACAAATCGGCAATATGTGATGACAAAATCACTTGGTGAAGAAGGTGTTTGGTGTAAGCTCTATTTGGCAATCAGAAAAGACCAGCGTGAAAACGCCTACATGGAAGACCTTATATCTACGGCATCTAAAACGTGCTTTAAGAACCTAAAAGGCATTCTAGCCCCAGAACTTTAG
- the argF gene encoding ornithine carbamoyltransferase produces MSPRHFLTLKDLTSDELKQLLLRASELKKIHHEGTLFQPLKNRVLAMIFEKSSTRTRVSFEAGMAQLGGHALFLSSRDTQLGRGEPVEDSARVISSMVDAVMIRTFDHETIETFAKYSSVPVINALTDDYHPCQLLADMQTYQEHRGSIEGKKVVWVGDGNNMCNSYINAAALLNFQLVVACPVGYEPNADLVEEHKDRVTVVHNTHEAAKGADLIVTDVFASMGQEDEQEQRLKDFDGFQVNSELMAKANPDALFMHCLPAHRGEEVSADVIDRTDSVVWDEAENRLHAQKALLEFLLCR; encoded by the coding sequence GTGTCGCCAAGACATTTTCTTACTCTGAAAGATCTAACTTCTGATGAGTTAAAACAGTTACTACTACGAGCTTCTGAGCTTAAGAAAATTCATCATGAAGGCACTTTATTCCAACCGTTGAAAAACCGAGTACTGGCGATGATTTTTGAAAAATCGTCCACTCGTACTCGCGTTTCTTTCGAAGCGGGTATGGCTCAATTGGGTGGTCACGCGCTTTTCCTTTCGTCCCGTGATACCCAGCTTGGGCGTGGTGAACCGGTAGAAGACAGTGCTCGGGTCATCTCCAGCATGGTAGATGCCGTGATGATCAGAACATTTGACCATGAAACCATTGAAACCTTTGCTAAATACTCATCGGTTCCGGTTATCAATGCCCTTACGGACGACTATCATCCGTGCCAACTTCTTGCTGACATGCAGACTTATCAAGAGCATAGAGGCTCCATTGAAGGTAAAAAAGTAGTCTGGGTCGGTGATGGCAATAACATGTGTAACTCTTACATTAACGCCGCCGCACTCCTAAACTTTCAACTTGTCGTCGCCTGCCCTGTGGGATACGAGCCAAATGCAGACCTAGTTGAAGAGCATAAAGACCGCGTCACTGTCGTTCATAACACTCATGAAGCAGCAAAAGGCGCCGACCTCATTGTTACTGACGTATTTGCCTCTATGGGGCAAGAAGACGAGCAAGAACAACGCCTGAAAGATTTTGATGGCTTCCAAGTAAATTCAGAGCTTATGGCAAAAGCCAACCCAGATGCGCTATTCATGCATTGTTTGCCAGCACACCGTGGTGAAGAAGTGTCTGCCGATGTCATAGATCGCACAGACTCTGTCGTATGGGATGAAGCAGAAAACCGCCTGCACGCACAAAAAGCATTACTTGAGTTTTTATTGTGCCGCTAA
- the grxD gene encoding Grx4 family monothiol glutaredoxin, producing MSNTIETIKEQINSNDILLYMKGNPRAPQCGFSSQAVQALMACGERFAFVNILDNPDIRAELPKFANWPTFPQLWIKGELVGGCDIIVEMAGNGELQTLINAAVGTTEE from the coding sequence ATGAGTAATACAATCGAAACAATTAAAGAGCAAATTAATAGCAATGATATCCTGCTATACATGAAAGGTAACCCTCGTGCGCCTCAGTGTGGTTTTTCCTCTCAGGCGGTTCAAGCTCTTATGGCTTGTGGTGAGCGTTTTGCTTTTGTGAATATTTTAGACAATCCAGATATTCGTGCAGAGCTGCCAAAATTCGCTAACTGGCCAACGTTTCCACAGCTTTGGATCAAAGGTGAGTTAGTTGGCGGCTGTGACATTATTGTTGAAATGGCAGGTAACGGTGAATTGCAAACCTTGATTAACGCTGCTGTTGGTACAACTGAAGAGTAA
- a CDS encoding peroxiredoxin, translated as MSILVGKKAPDFTVPAVLADGQIVDSFSLSETIKGKYAIVFFYPLDFTFVCPSEIIAMSHRMDKFREMGVEVVGVSIDSHFTHNAWRNTPVEQGGIGAVEYTLAADMDHAIAKAYGIESEGGDSYYPAGVAMRASFVIDQKGIVRSQVVNDEPIGRNMDELVRVVDALQFFEENGQVCPAGWNKGDKGMNTSPEGVASYLAENSKSL; from the coding sequence ATGTCTATTTTAGTTGGTAAAAAAGCGCCTGATTTTACAGTTCCAGCGGTATTGGCTGATGGCCAAATTGTGGATTCTTTCAGCTTGTCTGAAACGATCAAAGGTAAATACGCTATCGTGTTTTTCTATCCATTGGATTTCACTTTTGTATGCCCGTCTGAAATTATTGCTATGTCTCATCGCATGGATAAATTTCGTGAAATGGGCGTAGAAGTTGTTGGTGTTTCTATCGATTCTCATTTTACTCACAACGCTTGGCGTAACACCCCAGTAGAGCAAGGTGGTATCGGCGCTGTTGAATACACGCTAGCGGCCGATATGGATCATGCTATTGCTAAAGCGTATGGCATTGAATCTGAGGGCGGTGATTCTTACTACCCAGCGGGTGTTGCGATGCGTGCTTCTTTCGTAATCGATCAAAAAGGTATCGTTCGTTCACAAGTTGTAAACGACGAGCCTATTGGTCGTAACATGGATGAGTTGGTTCGTGTTGTAGACGCACTTCAGTTCTTCGAAGAGAACGGCCAAGTTTGCCCTGCAGGCTGGAACAAAGGTGACAAAGGTATGAATACTTCACCTGAAGGTGTTGCATCTTACCTTGCTGAAAATTCTAAATCGCTATAA